CGTCCTGTGGTTCATCTACCCGCCCGGACTCGGCTACGGCGACGTCCGGCTGGCCGGGGTGCTCGGGATCACCCTGGGCTACCTCGGCTGGGGTCCGCTGCTGGTCGGCCTGTACGCCGGCTTCCTGCTGGGCGGGGTGATCGGTGCGCTGCTGCGCGTGTTCAAGGTGGTCCGCCAGCGGCACGTGCCGTTCGGGCCGTTCATGCTGATCAGCGTGCTGGTGGCCATCGCGTGGGGCGAACCCCTCTGGAGCCACTTCGTGGTCACGGGGTGAGAGTGGCCACCCGCGTCATGGAAGACTGAGGTCCATGCTGCGCTGGCTCACCGCGGGGGAGTCCCACGGCCCTGCCCTGGTCGCCATCCTGGAGGGGCTGCCCGCGCACGTCTCGATCACCACCGACGACATCGGCGAGGCCCTGGCCCGGCGCCGGCTGGGTCGCGGGCGTGGTGCCCGGATGAAGTTCGAGCAGGACCGGGTGACGCTCCTCGGCGGCGTCCGGCACGGGAAGAGCCAGGGCGGCCCGGTGGCGATCGAGATCGCGAACAGCGAGTGGCCCAAGTGGGAGCAGGTGATGGCGGCCGACCCGGTCGACCAGGCCGAGCTCGACGCGCTGGCCCGCAACGCCCCGCTGACCCGGCCCCGGCCGGGCCACGCCGACCTGGTCGGCATGCAGAAGTACGACTTCGACGAGGCCCGGCCGGTGCTGGAGCGGGCCTCGGCCCGCGAGACCGCCGCGCGGGTGGCGCTGGGCCGAGTGGCCTCCGCGTTCCTCGAGCAGGCGGCCGGTGTCCGGCTGGTCTCCCACGTCGTCGAGCTGGGCGGCGTCCGGGCGCCCGTGGGCATGGTCCCGGGGCCGGACGACGTGGCCCGGCTCGACGCCGACGAGGTGCGCTGCCTCGACCCCGAGGCCAGCGCGGCCATGGTGGCGGCGATCGACGAGGCCCACCGGGACGGCGACACCCTCGGCGGGGTCGTCGAGGTGGTGGCGCACGGGCTGCCGCCGGGTCTGGGCTCGCACGTGCACTGGGACCGCCGGCTCGACTCGCGGCTCGCCGGCGCGCTGATGGGCATCCAGGCGATCAAGGGGGTGGAGGTCGGCGACGGCTTCGAGGTCGCCGCCACCCGGGGCAGCCTGGCCCACGACGAGATCGTCCCCACCGCCGACGGCATCCGCCGCACCAGCGGACGCTCGGGCGGCACCGAGGGTGGGATGTCGACCGGTGAGGTCCTGCGGGTCCGGGCGGCGATGAAGCCGATCGCCACCGTGCCGCGGGCCCTGCGCACCGTCGACGTGAGCACCGGCGAGGCGGCGGTGGCCCACCACCAGCGTTCGGACGTGTGCGCCGTGCCGGCCGCCGGCGTCGTCGCCGAGGCGATGGTGGCACTCGTGCTCGCCGATGCCGTGCTCGAGAAGTTCGGTGGCGACTCGGTGGGGGAGACCCGTCGCAACCTCGACGGCTACCTTCACTCGCTGAGGCTTCGATGACCGGAGCCTCGCCCGGGCCGCGGCTGGTGCTGATCGGCCCGATGGGTGCCGGCAAGACCACGGTCGGCCGGCTGCTGGCCGAGCGCTGGGGCGTGGAGTTCCGCGACACCGACGACGACATCGAACAGGTCGCCGGCGCCAGCGTCAGCGACATCTTCGTGGAGTCGGGCGAGGAGCACTTCCGGGCCCTCGAGCGGGCGGCCGTCGCGCGCGCGGTCTCCGACCACCAGGGGGTGCTGGCCCTGGGCGGTGGTGCCGTGTTGGCCGAGAAGAGCCGGGCCGCCCTGACCGGACTTCCGGTCGTGTTCTTGCGGGTCGGGCTCACCGATGCGGCGTCCCGGGTCGGGCTCGGCGCCTCGCGCCCGCTGCTGCTCGGCAACGTCCGCGGCACGATGAAGGCGCTGCTCGACGAGCGAGCGCCCCTCTACGAGTCGCTGGCGATGGCGAGCGTCGACACCGACGGGCTCACGCCCGACGAGGTCGCCGACCGGGTCGAGGCGGTGCTGGGTGGCTGAGCCGAGCGTGATCCCGGTCGCGACCGGCGCGCCGTACGACGTGGTGGTCGGCGAGGACCTCCTCGACCGACTGCCCGCTGCCCTGGGCAAGGGTGTCGCTCGCGTCGCGGTGATCGCCCCGGTCGACCTCGACCGGTTCGCCGCCCCCGTGCGCGACCTGCTGGCGACGTCGTACGACGTGCTCGACCTGCCGGTCCCGCCCGGCGAGCGGGCCAAGACCGCCCACGTCGCCGACGACTGCTGGGAGCGGCTC
This genomic window from Nocardioides cynanchi contains:
- the aroC gene encoding chorismate synthase, which translates into the protein MLRWLTAGESHGPALVAILEGLPAHVSITTDDIGEALARRRLGRGRGARMKFEQDRVTLLGGVRHGKSQGGPVAIEIANSEWPKWEQVMAADPVDQAELDALARNAPLTRPRPGHADLVGMQKYDFDEARPVLERASARETAARVALGRVASAFLEQAAGVRLVSHVVELGGVRAPVGMVPGPDDVARLDADEVRCLDPEASAAMVAAIDEAHRDGDTLGGVVEVVAHGLPPGLGSHVHWDRRLDSRLAGALMGIQAIKGVEVGDGFEVAATRGSLAHDEIVPTADGIRRTSGRSGGTEGGMSTGEVLRVRAAMKPIATVPRALRTVDVSTGEAAVAHHQRSDVCAVPAAGVVAEAMVALVLADAVLEKFGGDSVGETRRNLDGYLHSLRLR
- a CDS encoding shikimate kinase, translated to MTGASPGPRLVLIGPMGAGKTTVGRLLAERWGVEFRDTDDDIEQVAGASVSDIFVESGEEHFRALERAAVARAVSDHQGVLALGGGAVLAEKSRAALTGLPVVFLRVGLTDAASRVGLGASRPLLLGNVRGTMKALLDERAPLYESLAMASVDTDGLTPDEVADRVEAVLGG